A DNA window from Falco peregrinus isolate bFalPer1 chromosome 8, bFalPer1.pri, whole genome shotgun sequence contains the following coding sequences:
- the LOC101921730 gene encoding motor neuron and pancreas homeobox protein 1-like: protein MHKPMEKSQNFRIEALLAEEPARSGSPPGLSPGSPAASPGPAGRSDTPSPRAPAAAAPLAPAGFVPKPGLLHLPGPGLGALPALYPPAVYPLPALGGQHPAFAYTGIPHLPPPGAEHLKAAVAGSFPLEHWIRAGMLVPRLSDFHAAPQSGLMGKCRRPRTAFTSQQLLELENQFKLNKYLSRPKRFEVATSLMLTETQVKIWFQNRRMKWKRSRKAKEQGAQAEAEKQRGLSKACEKLLPGEPQGQAAESHELLGHSPGSGFLHCSTAKLGYGPDSSCSGGEEEEEEEEEEMGAMERKISSVL from the exons ATGCACAAGCCCATGGAGAAGTCCCAAAACTTCCGCATCGAGGCGCTCCTGGCTGAAGAGCCGGCACGGAGCGGCTCCCCGCCGGGGCTGAGCCCCGGGAGCCCCGCGGcgagccccggccccgccgggcgctCCGACACGCCCTCGCCGCGGGCGCCCGCGGCTGCTGCGCCCCTCGCCCCGGCCGGCTTCGTCCCCAAGCCCGGCTTGTTGCACCTCCCCGGCCCCGGGCTCGGCGCCCTGCCGGCCCTCTACCCGCCCGCCGTGTAcccgctcccagccctggggggccAGCACCCCGCTTTCGCCTACACCGGCATCCCACACTTGCCGCCGCCCGGCGCAGAGCATCTGAAGGCGGCCGTGGCCGGCTCTTTCCCGCTGGAGCACTGGATCCGAGCCGGGATGCTGGTGCCGAGGCTCTCCGACTTCCACG CTGCCCCACAGTCGGGCTTGATGGGGAAGTGTCGTCGGCCCCGCACAGCCTtcaccagccagcagctcctggagctGGAGAACCAGTTCAAGCTCAACAAGTACCTGTCCAGACCCAAGCGTTTTGAGGTGGCCACGTCACTGATGCTCACCGAGACACAG GTGAAGATCTGGTTCCAGAACCGCCGCATGAAGTGGAAGCGGAGCCGCAAAGCCAAGGAACAgggggcacaggcagaggcTGAGAAGCAACGAGGGCTCAGCAAAgcctgtgagaagctgctgccagGCGAGCCCCAGGGACAAGCTGCCGAAAGCCACGAGTTGTTggggcacagccctggctccggctttctgcactgcagcacCGCCAAGCTGGGCTACGGCCCAGACTCCTCTTGCTCAGGAGgcgaggaggaagaggaagaggaggaggaggagatgggtGCCATGGAGAGGAAGATCAGCTCTGTGTTGTGA